The DNA region CGTCGCAGACCAGTGGGTGCATCTTTGAAAAAGCCCAACGTCATCGTAAAAAGCAACCACGCACCAGAGTGGCAATAAAAAAAGGGAGCCTTGAGCTCCCTTTTTTTGACTTCAATAAGCGGCTGGATAAAGATCAAATCTTCACGAAGAAGGTTTGCAAACATGAAGGCCGTTGTACAAAGAGTCCTTTCCGCTTCCGTCACCGTCGATGGAAAAATCATTTCCTCCATCGGTCCGGGATTTCTGACACTTCTGGGAGTTGCCAAAGGCGACACCGAAGTACAATTGCAAAAACTCATTTCTAAAATTGCCGACCTCCGAGTTTTCCCCGATGCCGATGGCAAAATGAATCTTTCTCTGAAGGATGTGAAGGGAGAACATCTTTTGGTTTCGCAATTCACACTTTTAGGTGACACATCGAAAGGCAAACGTCCCAGCTTCATCAACGCTGAATCACCGGCACTGGCAGAGCCCCTTTATCAAAAAGCCCTGGAACTCAGTCAATCTGCCGGAATTCCAACACAAGGCGGAATATTTGGGGCTGATATGAAAATCGCCTTGCTCAACGACGGTCCCGTAACCTTGCTCCTTGAAGTTTAACGTTTCACAGGCTACATTCGGTCACACCCATGGCACGTTGCTGCCAAACGATGTAAGGACACACAATGGAATTGGATCCAAAAACAGAACCCGAATCAAAGCAAATGTATGTTTTGCTCGGAACCATTGCTGCTATTCTTTTGGGATTTCTGACTCTGGCCATCCTTATCTATATCTATTGGGTTTTACCGTAAATAAGCTCGACCAACGGCCAGCTCCGATACATACAGCTCCCTGCCTTAAATTCCGATAATAATCTGTATGAAAAAATCAGGATTAGTTTTATCTGGGGGTGGGGCGCGTGGTGCATATCAAGCAGGTGTCTTGCTTGCGATCTATGAAATTGCCCAATCCTCGGGAGTTCCGCTTAAATTCGATTTTCTCTCTGGCGTAAGTGCCGGAGCGATCAATGCAAGTTCGTTGGCCAGCAATGCCCACGACTATAAATACGCCACAGATTCTTTGGCTCGCTTGTGGAGTGAAGTCCATTTTGATCAGGTCTTTTCCACCGACTCCCTGACCATGGGAAAAATTGGCATCCAGTGGCTAAAAGAAATATCTTTGGGTGGAATCGCCGGTACAACACCAGGCCGAGGACTTTTGGACACCACGCCCCTGCGTGGACTTATCAGTCGCAACATGAACTACGACCAGGTCCGTGAAAATATTGAAGTCGGTCATATTGATGCTCTTTGCATCACCTCCATTGACTACGCAAAATCCGCAACGACATCTTTCGTGCAAAGTAAAAATGAAATTTCCTCCTGGGATAAAGGGCGTAAACGCAGTGAGCTTAGTGAAATCAACACTGAGCACATCATGGCGTCCTCGGCAATTCCGTTGCTGTTTCCACCAATCAAAGTGAATGAAAGATTTTTCGGTGATGGTGCTGTTCGTAATCATGCACCCTGCAGTCCGGTGATTTATCTGGGTGCAGAAAAACTTATGGTGGTCGGAGTCCGTTTACAAAGTTCCACCGCCTATGATTTGCATGCCGAAAATTCCGAAACCGCACCAAGCCTTGCCCGCGTGATCAACACGATCCTAAATGGCGTGCTGCTGGATGCTGTCGAGCAGGATATCGAAAAACTGCGTCGCCTGAATGAATACGCCAAAGCAATCACACCCGATCAACAACGCAAAGTCGCGTTACGTCCTTTGGACTATCTTTTCATCTCGCCATCTGAAGATATCGGCGAAATGGCTGTGCAAAAGGCCGCAAAACTTCCCCGTATCATTCGCTATTTGATGAAAGGTTTGGGAAGCATGCAGGATGCCAGCGAAATCATCAGTTATCTGATGTTTGATCCGACATTCTGCTCGGATCTGATAGAAATAGGTCGCAAAGACGGTTATGCTCAAAAGGAAGAAATTATTAAATTCCTTTTGAAATAGGCGTCATGGGCAATAAAGCTGATTCAATCAAACGACGACACCCTTTGGAATCACTGGGTGTTAAAATGGTTCGACGCGGAGACATCCGCATTGAACGTTTGAAAGACAGAATCACTCCGAAGGTTGCTTTTCCTCACAAGCATGATTTCTATCAAATCGTGGTCGTGCACAGATCCACGGGCTGGCACGAGATCGACTTCACCACCTACCCCGTCAAAGGATCTCAGGTTTTTCTGATTAAGCCTGGCCAGATGCATGGCTGGAAGCTTGCAAAAAACAGCAAGGGCTTTGTCATTGAATACACCGAAGAGTCCTTTGGAAAAAATCTGTTGGGGAATCTGCGTTTGTCCCAGCACAGCCGACTGGTTCCGGATCACTTCAAGATTCCCACAGGCAATGATATATTCTCTGAAAAGTTTTTGGCGATGATGGAAAGTGAATTCCTTAATCAGGGAGACAACTACGAACTGTCATTGCAAAGCTATTTAAGTCTGGTTTTGCTGGAAGCCTTGCGGGTCACCAAAGCCGCTGACCGCCAATTGGGCGAAAATAACGACGTGGTAACACAGTTCACCGATCTGGTGGAAGAGCACTTTCAGGACGAGCATCTGGTGGAATTCTATGCGGCTCAATTGAAAGTAACTGCAAAGTCACTCTCCGCAAAAGTTCAAAAGGAACTGGACGTTTCGGCCAAGGAATACATTTTAAATCGCTGCCTGCTGGAAGCGAAACGAATGCTATCATATTCCGACTTGAGTATTGCGGAAATCGGCTACGCCCTTGGTTTCGATGACCCCAACTATTTCAGTCGTTTTTTAAAGAAGAATATGAAAGTAAGCGCCGGCAAGTTTCGCAAAACCGGCAAGCCCAGCCAGACTTAAAACTTGTCCGTGAAGTGCTCTGGTGCGTTTTGCCCTTCGCCATGGCTGCGTTCGGTGTCCAAGGCCACCTTACCTGTGATCCCCACCCATTCCGGGAAAAAGAAGGCCAGGACGGCATAGGCTAGAAAACTGAAAATCGAAATTATGATCGCGCCACCCACGACCCACATTGTGCTGTCCATATTGGCTCCCTTCTGAATGTCATTATGTCCGAATTCCCGGTTTTTGACCATGGAGCAATTGCCCACGGACTAGCACAAATTTCCCATTTGAATCACCTTGGGGATGGGTTTACAATTTTGCTTTAACAAGGAAGTTAACAAATGAAACTGGGTATTGAGGTTTTGCTTTCCGATGCAAAGATGTTGAAGTCACTAAAAGGAAAGCGTGTGGGCCTGGTCTGCCATCCCGCCAGTGTAAATGAAAATCTGGAACACAGCCTGGATCTGCTATCTAAAAAAATCAAACTTTCCTGCGCCTTCGGACCACAACATGGTGTTCGCGGTGACAAACAGGATAACATGATTGAAAGCCCGAACTTCGTGGACCCCGTTCATAAAATTCCCATCTTCAGTCTTTACGGCGAGGTTCGCAGACCCACCGCTGAAATGATGAGCCACTTTGATGTCCTTTTGTTTGATCTTCAGGACCTCGGTTGTCGCATTTATACATTTATCACCACTTTGCTTTACGTGATGGAAGAATGCGCGAAGCTGGATAAAACCATCATCATCCTTGATCGTCCGAATCCAGCGGGCCGCCCTATTGAAGGATTCAAAATGCTTCCGGGTTGGGAGTCCTTTGTTGGAGCAGCTCCAATTCCAATGCGTCATGGTCTGACGGTCGGCGAATTGGCTTTGTACTTTGCTGATTTCTACAAAATGGATTTGGATTTGAATGTCATCAAAATGAAAGGTTATGCGCCAAACAAAGCGCCTGGATTTGGCTGGGAGCAAAAACGTGCGTGGGTTAATCCATCACCGAATGCCGCGAATTTGAATATGGCCCGCGCCTATCCGGGAACTGTTTTGATCGAAGGCACAACACTTTCCGAAGGCCGCGGCACGACTCGCGCACTGGAAGTCATTGGTGCCTCTGATATCGACTTCAGCGAAGTGCTGGTAAGAATGAAAAAGAAAGCACCGCAATGGCACAAGGGTGCGATCTTGCGTGAATGCTATTTTGAACCAACTTTCCATAAACATGTCGGGAAGCTGTGCCACGGATTCCAATTCCATACGGACACCGTCGCTTACAAGCATGAACTGTTTAAACCATTCCGTTTAACCGCCCTGATGCTAAAAGTAATCCGCGAAATGCATCCACAGTATCCAATCTATCGCGACTTTGCATATGAGTATGTGAAAGACCGTTTGGCCTTTGATGTGATCAACGGCGGTCCGGCTCTGAAGAATTGGATTGAGGATAAAAAAGCCACGCCAAAGGATCTGGATCAGGCACTGGCTAAAGACGAAAAAAGCTGGGCAAAAGAACGCAAAAAGTATCTGTTATACAAATAGTTCTAACCGACAATAATGGTGGGGGACATTCTCCCACCATTTTCATTTGCAGCGATCGAGTACTCAATATACTGCAAACTTCTTAAAAGCTTGCGACGCAAGATACGATCCGCAACCGACGCCTCCGAAACTGAAAAAGCGAACTGACTTACTAACACCAGTGAAAAAATTAAGAACCGCATCCTGGCCCCCTTTCCTATTGATAAGACAGGGAGTGCTGGACCTTCGGTTAATGAAATCGCGATTCTCTAAGATTTCCTCATCAGCTGCGATATAAGCTCGAAAGAGCGCAATCTGTCGCTGTGATTATACTGATCCGAAACTATCATCAGCTCATCGGCCTGGGTGGCATTGATGAACTCCTGCAGTTTACGGATTACTGTCTCCGGCCCGCCAATAATGGACGTCGCCAAGCGGGATTTCACCAGTTGCTCCTCGGCCACGGTCCAATAAGCAGCCATCGAGTCCACCGGTGGTTCCATGTTCACTCGTTGATTACGGATGATCCCCAGGAATCGTCTCATCATCGTCGTCGACAATCGTTGCGCTTCCTGATCTGAATCTGCTGCGACAATTTGAATTCCAAGCATCACATAAGGTTTCTTTAAATGTTCAGAGGCCTGAAATCCTGCGCGATAAATTTTAATGGCATCCATCATTTCGTCAGGAGCAAAGTGGCCCGCAAAAGAATACGGCAACCCTAAATATGCAGCCAGCTGCGCGCTGTAAAGTGAAGAGCCCAATATCCATAGCGGAACATTCACACCCGCCCCTGGAATCGCCCGAACCTTTTGATCGGGATATGATTCCTTGAAGTAACCTTGCAGCTCCAGCACCAATTCACCAAAATCCGGTTCACGTCGCAAATCCCGGCGCAGCGCCCGCATCGTCAATCCATCGGTCCCCGGTGCTCGCCCCAATCCCAAATCAATTCTTCCCGGATACAAAGTCCCCAATGTTCCGAATTGTTCAGCGATCACTAGCGGCGCGTGATTCGGAAGCATGATGCCGCCCGAACCCACGCGAATGCTCTTGGTTCCTCCAGCGATGTAACCGATCAGTACCGAAGTGGCGGCACTGGCAATGCCTTCCAGGTTGTGATGCTCTGCCAGCCAATAGCGATTGTATCCCCACTGTTCTGCATGACGAGCCAGATCCAGGGAATTGTGAAATGAATCCGCGATGGATTTCCCTTGAGCGATCGAGGCCAAATCCAAAATAGAGTATTTTACTTCAGAGAGAGTTTTCATATTTGTAATTCCTAATTCAGCCTTTACGCTTTGTGATTCTGCAATTTAAGTGTAGATCGACATCTTCAAATGAAGAGAGGTCAAAAATGAAAACACTAATCACAGCACTATTCCTATCCTTCGGTTTCATCAGCGCAGCTCATGCGAATCAATGGACCCATGTTCTTACAACAACGATCACAACGCAATCACCTGACTATAAAGACATTCTGATTCACAATCGCGGGACTTACTCTCAAATCATGGTTGAAACGGGCTCCAAAGCACACATCGAACGCATCGACACGATCTCTCACATTCTTTGGGGTAAACAAGTTTCCGGAATCAGCGGAGTTTATGCTGCTGGCGAAAGCAAAACAGCTTACTTCGGTCCTTCCAAAGTTCGCTTCTTGCGCATTTACGTCACTTCAATTCCATTCGGAATGCCCGTGCCTGTGAAAGTTTGGAT from Bdellovibrio sp. GT3 includes:
- a CDS encoding patatin-like phospholipase family protein; its protein translation is MKKSGLVLSGGGARGAYQAGVLLAIYEIAQSSGVPLKFDFLSGVSAGAINASSLASNAHDYKYATDSLARLWSEVHFDQVFSTDSLTMGKIGIQWLKEISLGGIAGTTPGRGLLDTTPLRGLISRNMNYDQVRENIEVGHIDALCITSIDYAKSATTSFVQSKNEISSWDKGRKRSELSEINTEHIMASSAIPLLFPPIKVNERFFGDGAVRNHAPCSPVIYLGAEKLMVVGVRLQSSTAYDLHAENSETAPSLARVINTILNGVLLDAVEQDIEKLRRLNEYAKAITPDQQRKVALRPLDYLFISPSEDIGEMAVQKAAKLPRIIRYLMKGLGSMQDASEIISYLMFDPTFCSDLIEIGRKDGYAQKEEIIKFLLK
- a CDS encoding AraC family transcriptional regulator, translated to MGNKADSIKRRHPLESLGVKMVRRGDIRIERLKDRITPKVAFPHKHDFYQIVVVHRSTGWHEIDFTTYPVKGSQVFLIKPGQMHGWKLAKNSKGFVIEYTEESFGKNLLGNLRLSQHSRLVPDHFKIPTGNDIFSEKFLAMMESEFLNQGDNYELSLQSYLSLVLLEALRVTKAADRQLGENNDVVTQFTDLVEEHFQDEHLVEFYAAQLKVTAKSLSAKVQKELDVSAKEYILNRCLLEAKRMLSYSDLSIAEIGYALGFDDPNYFSRFLKKNMKVSAGKFRKTGKPSQT
- a CDS encoding LLM class flavin-dependent oxidoreductase, whose product is MKTLSEVKYSILDLASIAQGKSIADSFHNSLDLARHAEQWGYNRYWLAEHHNLEGIASAATSVLIGYIAGGTKSIRVGSGGIMLPNHAPLVIAEQFGTLGTLYPGRIDLGLGRAPGTDGLTMRALRRDLRREPDFGELVLELQGYFKESYPDQKVRAIPGAGVNVPLWILGSSLYSAQLAAYLGLPYSFAGHFAPDEMMDAIKIYRAGFQASEHLKKPYVMLGIQIVAADSDQEAQRLSTTMMRRFLGIIRNQRVNMEPPVDSMAAYWTVAEEQLVKSRLATSIIGGPETVIRKLQEFINATQADELMIVSDQYNHSDRLRSFELISQLMRKS
- a CDS encoding exo-beta-N-acetylmuramidase NamZ family protein, which produces MKLGIEVLLSDAKMLKSLKGKRVGLVCHPASVNENLEHSLDLLSKKIKLSCAFGPQHGVRGDKQDNMIESPNFVDPVHKIPIFSLYGEVRRPTAEMMSHFDVLLFDLQDLGCRIYTFITTLLYVMEECAKLDKTIIILDRPNPAGRPIEGFKMLPGWESFVGAAPIPMRHGLTVGELALYFADFYKMDLDLNVIKMKGYAPNKAPGFGWEQKRAWVNPSPNAANLNMARAYPGTVLIEGTTLSEGRGTTRALEVIGASDIDFSEVLVRMKKKAPQWHKGAILRECYFEPTFHKHVGKLCHGFQFHTDTVAYKHELFKPFRLTALMLKVIREMHPQYPIYRDFAYEYVKDRLAFDVINGGPALKNWIEDKKATPKDLDQALAKDEKSWAKERKKYLLYK
- the dtd gene encoding D-aminoacyl-tRNA deacylase; translation: MKAVVQRVLSASVTVDGKIISSIGPGFLTLLGVAKGDTEVQLQKLISKIADLRVFPDADGKMNLSLKDVKGEHLLVSQFTLLGDTSKGKRPSFINAESPALAEPLYQKALELSQSAGIPTQGGIFGADMKIALLNDGPVTLLLEV